The following coding sequences lie in one Schistocerca serialis cubense isolate TAMUIC-IGC-003099 chromosome 12, iqSchSeri2.2, whole genome shotgun sequence genomic window:
- the LOC126428392 gene encoding uncharacterized protein LOC126428392: MSVKEALCIVSKVFEGNKKDLREFIENVDAAFELVKPEEHETLLKFVKAKITGEARSRLQVRERTGTWQEVKRVLEENYASKRTIDYYACKIFQARQGQGEPIAMWASRIDEMQRDFREAVNRVTARENLKGAIELVDSLGRACFIQGLSNDRIQTIVRSRGDEITLAAAVELALQEESAILSMRERGLAPRVTYTRNKEAVKNMRENKLDSVPFNEPE; the protein is encoded by the coding sequence ATGTCAGTGAAAGAGGCCCTATGTATTGTGTCGAAAGTGTTCGAAGGGAACAAGAAAGACTTAAGGGAATTTATCGAAAACGTAGATGCAGCTTTTGAATTAGTAAAGCCAGAGGAACACGAAACGTTATTAAAGTTCGTTAAGGCAAAAATAACCGGTGAAGCTAGGTCGAGATTGCAGGTGCGTGAACGCACAGGTACGTGGCAAGAGGTGAAACGCGTTTTGGAAGAGAATTATGCCAGTAAGCGTACTATAGACTATTACGCTTGTAAAATTTTTCAAGCCAGACAAGGACAAGGGGAACCAATAGCAATGTGGGCAAGCAGAATTGATGAAATGCAGAGAGACTTTCGAGAAGCAGTAAATAGAGTTACGGCCCGAGAAAACTTGAAAGGTGCAATAGAACTAGTTGACTCCCTAGGAAGAGCGTGTTTTATACAGGGTTTAAGTAATGACAGAATACAGACAATAGTGAGAAGCAGAGGCGACGAAATCACGTTGGCAGCAGCAGTGGAATTGGCACTGCAGGAAGAGAGTGCGATATTGTCTATGAGAGAGCGGGGACTAGCCCCGAGGGTAACGTACACTAGAAATAAGGAAGCTGTAAAAAACATGAGAGAAA